One segment of Gemmatimonadota bacterium DNA contains the following:
- a CDS encoding formylglycine-generating enzyme family protein, producing the protein MSSPCCGASRPVSSKKRKTRKQKNRRRSDTSLKNMVRLSGGTFLMGTNSNEGFAEDGEGPVREVTVDPFYLDTCAVTNTDFAKFVRTTAYKTEAERFGWSFVFHLFVPPNTAEHISQTVVDTPWWFAVDSACWHRPEGPGTTINNRWNHPAIHISWNDAVAYCNWAGKRLPTEAEWEFAARGGLKSMRYPWGDDLEPNGKHMCNIWQGTFPEQNTRADGYTGTAPVTSFPPNNYGIYNISGNVWEWCSDWFSPTFHLKSAAQNPAGPPIGQAKSMRGGSYLCHDSYCNRYRVAARSANTPDSSTGNLGFRCARNA; encoded by the coding sequence ATGTCCTCCCCCTGCTGCGGTGCGAGCAGACCTGTCTCATCCAAAAAAAGAAAAACGCGCAAACAAAAAAACAGGCGCAGAAGTGACACATCCCTCAAAAACATGGTCCGCCTATCGGGCGGCACCTTTCTCATGGGAACAAACAGCAACGAAGGCTTTGCAGAAGACGGCGAAGGACCCGTGCGCGAAGTCACAGTCGATCCCTTTTACCTGGACACATGCGCCGTCACCAATACCGACTTTGCCAAATTCGTCCGCACAACCGCGTACAAAACCGAAGCCGAACGCTTTGGCTGGTCCTTTGTTTTCCACCTCTTTGTCCCCCCCAACACCGCAGAGCACATCTCGCAAACCGTCGTCGATACCCCCTGGTGGTTTGCTGTTGACAGCGCCTGCTGGCACCGCCCCGAAGGACCCGGCACAACGATCAACAACCGCTGGAACCACCCCGCGATCCACATCTCGTGGAACGACGCGGTCGCCTATTGCAACTGGGCGGGAAAACGCCTGCCCACAGAAGCCGAATGGGAATTTGCCGCGCGGGGCGGCTTAAAAAGCATGCGCTACCCCTGGGGAGACGACCTCGAACCCAACGGCAAACACATGTGCAACATCTGGCAGGGCACATTCCCCGAACAGAACACCCGGGCAGACGGGTACACCGGCACCGCACCCGTCACCTCATTCCCCCCCAACAACTACGGCATCTACAACATCTCGGGCAACGTCTGGGAATGGTGCAGCGACTGGTTCAGCCCCACCTTCCACCTCAAAAGCGCAGCACAAAACCCCGCGGGACCCCCCATCGGACAGGCAAAAAGCATGCGCGGCGGCTCCTACCTTTGCCACGACTCCTACTGCAACCGATACCGCGTGGCCGCCCGCAGCGCAAACACCCC